A single genomic interval of Nerophis lumbriciformis linkage group LG17, RoL_Nlum_v2.1, whole genome shotgun sequence harbors:
- the LOC133614199 gene encoding uncharacterized protein isoform X1, which produces MMSPASSTCKRPGVVCIAALILSLQPITSSKATLKSDSELHSRVTSAPCFYEYYYRCLKKKKKLRVWPPVSCCVRAICHVCLGGRKGSDEFQSAGLCIEDCSRGRCSCCQPKFHACKGQEDKLNPYRRAEAPKVKLPPLRETSKSREQTSNCIKELKNQNFTLQQQLKESKSENKLLKNVLHRHTVALQQFQDLEGSISQIQEQHRNEVKALRKLLGETRSSRDKLAKKLQATEKDLLDAKDRIQHLQWKVIQNPNLLEKEELTRRLNEITVQLEEKDRRIQFLEKSNMLLQGSLNRQVAMEQRKMCKTSDVSVGLPSLVNRFIQKQRTDRTTESETSNISPIRSRRRPHKKGKQSKMVQTDELVSAASDTDSRLKSDFSETDDYMLPKWRSPSSTEYTPDRSWTSEHQNTDVKDTSKREVAACKQVLHHAAGGQELSEESDEDESKQDEEEYEEEEEHHQEYRWGKQEEEVEEDRWGKQEEEVEEEEEEENGEEEEEEEEEEERSEEHGGGEKEEREGEETQEEENELEEKDEEGEAEEVVAVQVKEKRSQEERLKETFRETFGETFRETFGEIFGDTFGETFGMIGEDDSQDSQEIEMYGEEEEKEEKEGEAEEEKLDVEEEEEEEEEEETDERQDEEEEEETDERQDEEVDDRKEEEGREGGEYKEEEEYDQDEEDVSKQEQEEHGEKVRTAARRHAISCVLSGPKTARQRSPKRCSRPRHRRRYNFTPVTTNLHLGKPAYSGVHLRYIRGTNVPVREETLYCRNRRRSLEQADDNSLSDEPTSQPDPPSDGSDLETKHNGSHSQT; this is translated from the exons ATGATGTCGCCCGCGTCGTCCACCTGTAAAAGGCCAGGCGTCGTCTGTATCGCTGCTCTgatattgagtttacaaccgatCACGTCATCAAAAGCCACACTGAAGTCCGATTCGGAGCTTCACAGCCGTGTAACGTCCGCGCCATGtttttatgaatattattataggtgtttaaaaaaaaaaaaaaaactccgcgtATGGCCGCCAGTCTCCTGCTGTGTGCGCGCAATTTGCCATGTGTGTCTAGGAGGGAGGAAAGGGAGCGATGAGTTTCAATCAGCGGGACTTTGTATCGAGGACTGCAGCCGAGGGCGATGCTCCTGCTGCCAG CCCAAGTTTCATGCATGCAAAGGCCAGGAGGACAAACTCAACCCGTACAGGCGAGCTGAag CCCCCAAAGTCAAGTTGCCGCCCCTCAGGGAGACTTCAAAGTCCAGGGAGCAGACTTCCAACTGTATCAAAGAGCTGAAGAACCAGAACTTTACACTGCAGCAGCAGCTGAAGGAGTCCAAGAGTGAGAACAAACTGTTGAAGAACGTTCTCCATCGACACACGGTGGCGCTGCAGCAGTTCCAAGATTTAGAAGGCAGTATTTCCCAG ATACAGGAACAGCACAGAAACGAGGTCAAGGCCCTGCGCAAGCTGCTGGGCGAGACGCGCTCCAGCCGCGACAAGCTGGCGAAGAAGCTGCAGGCCACCGAGAAGGACTTGTTGGACGCCAAAGACCGGATCCAGCACCTCCAGTGGAAGGTCATCCAGAACCCCAACCTGCTGGAGAAGGAGGAACTCACTCGCAGGCTGAATGAGATCACCGTCCAGCTGGAGGAGAAGGACAGGAGGATACAG TTCCTGGAGAAGAGCAACATGTTGCTTCAAGGCTCGCTCAACCGCCAAGTCGCCATGGAGCAGAGGAAGATGTGCAAgaccagcgacgtgtccgtcggCCTGCCGTCACTAGTGAACAGATTTATCCAGAAACAAAGA ACGGACAGGACCACGGAATCGGAGACGAGTAACATCAGTCCAATCAGGTCACGGAGACGCCCgcacaaaaaag GCAAGCAAAGTAAGATGGTCCAGACTGATGAACTTGTCTCTGCAGCCAGCGATACCGACAGTCGCCTTAAGTCCGACTTTTCAGAGACTGACGACTACATGCTACCAAAGTGGCGGAGCCCATCCAGCACG GAATATACGCCAGATAGGTCTTGGACAAGTGAGCATCAAAACACCGACGTTAAGGACACTTCTAAACGTGAAG TTGCAGCCTGTAAGCAAGTTCTTCATCACGCAGCAGGAGGACAGGAGCTATCAGAGGAGTCAGACGAGGACGAGAGCAAGCAAGACGAGGAGGagtacgaggaggaggaggagcaccACCAGGAGTACAGATGGGGGAAACAGGAGGAAGAGGTAGAAGAGGACAGATGGGGGAAACAGGAGGAAGAggtagaagaggaggaggaagaggaaaatggcgaggaggaagaagaagaagaagaagaagaggagaggTCAGAAGAACACGGTGGTGGGGAGAAAGAGGAAAGAGAAGGagaggagacgcaggaggaggaaAATGAGCTGGAGGAAAAGGATGAGGAAGGGGAGGCAGAGGAGGTGGTGGCGGTGCAGGTGAAAGAGAAAAGGTCACAGGAAGAGCGCCTTAAGGAGACGTTTAGGGAGACCTTTGGGGAGACGTTTAGGGAGACCTTTGGGGAGATCTTTGGGGACACCTTTGGGGAGACCTTTGGGATGATTGGAGAAGATGATTCTCAGGATTCTCAGGAGATTGAGATGTATGGTGAAGAGGAAGAGAAGGAAGAAAAAGAAGGGGAGGCGGAGGAGGAAAAGCTGgatgtggaagaagaagaagaagaggaggaggaagaggaaacgGATGAAAGACAagatgaggaggaggaagaggaaacgGATGAAAGACAAGATGAGGAGGTGGATGACAGAAAGGAGGAAGAAGGAAGAGAAGGTGGTGAGTACAAGGAGGAGGAAGAGTATGACCAAGACGAGGAGGACGTAAGCAAACAGGAGCAAGAGGAGCACGGTGAGAAAGTCAGGACAGCCGCCAGACGACACGCCATCTCCTGCGTTCTCAGCGGACCAAAGACGGCGAGGCAGCGCTCGCCAAAGCGATGCTCGCGGCCTCGACATCGCCGCAGGTACAACTTCACCCCGGTCACCACCAACCTGCACCTGGGCAAGCCGGCCTACAGCGGCGTGCACCTGAGGTACATCCGAGGCACCAACGTGCCGGTGAGGGAGGAGACGCTGTACTGTCGCAACCGGAGGCGATCCTTGGAGCAGGCGGACGACAACTCGCTCAGCGACGAGCCGACCAGCCAGCCGGACCCCCCCAGCGACGGCTCGGACTTGGAGACCAAACATAATGGCTCACATTCACAGACTTAA
- the LOC133614199 gene encoding uncharacterized protein isoform X3 produces MSFNQRDFVSRTAAEGDAPAARYTKDPSLSCSLPRLLPVQRLLQPKFHACKGQEDKLNPYRRAEAPKVKLPPLRETSKSREQTSNCIKELKNQNFTLQQQLKESKSENKLLKNVLHRHTVALQQFQDLEGSISQIQEQHRNEVKALRKLLGETRSSRDKLAKKLQATEKDLLDAKDRIQHLQWKVIQNPNLLEKEELTRRLNEITVQLEEKDRRIQFLEKSNMLLQGSLNRQVAMEQRKMCKTSDVSVGLPSLVNRFIQKQRTDRTTESETSNISPIRSRRRPHKKGKQSKMVQTDELVSAASDTDSRLKSDFSETDDYMLPKWRSPSSTEYTPDRSWTSEHQNTDVKDTSKREVAACKQVLHHAAGGQELSEESDEDESKQDEEEYEEEEEHHQEYRWGKQEEEVEEDRWGKQEEEVEEEEEEENGEEEEEEEEEEERSEEHGGGEKEEREGEETQEEENELEEKDEEGEAEEVVAVQVKEKRSQEERLKETFRETFGETFRETFGEIFGDTFGETFGMIGEDDSQDSQEIEMYGEEEEKEEKEGEAEEEKLDVEEEEEEEEEEETDERQDEEEEEETDERQDEEVDDRKEEEGREGGEYKEEEEYDQDEEDVSKQEQEEHGEKVRTAARRHAISCVLSGPKTARQRSPKRCSRPRHRRRYNFTPVTTNLHLGKPAYSGVHLRYIRGTNVPVREETLYCRNRRRSLEQADDNSLSDEPTSQPDPPSDGSDLETKHNGSHSQT; encoded by the exons ATGAGTTTCAATCAGCGGGACTTTGTATCGAGGACTGCAGCCGAGGGCGATGCTCCTGCTGCCAGGTACACTAAAGACCCTTCCCTAAGCTGCTCCCTCCCCAGACTCTTACCTGTGCAGCGCCTTTTGCAGCCCAAGTTTCATGCATGCAAAGGCCAGGAGGACAAACTCAACCCGTACAGGCGAGCTGAag CCCCCAAAGTCAAGTTGCCGCCCCTCAGGGAGACTTCAAAGTCCAGGGAGCAGACTTCCAACTGTATCAAAGAGCTGAAGAACCAGAACTTTACACTGCAGCAGCAGCTGAAGGAGTCCAAGAGTGAGAACAAACTGTTGAAGAACGTTCTCCATCGACACACGGTGGCGCTGCAGCAGTTCCAAGATTTAGAAGGCAGTATTTCCCAG ATACAGGAACAGCACAGAAACGAGGTCAAGGCCCTGCGCAAGCTGCTGGGCGAGACGCGCTCCAGCCGCGACAAGCTGGCGAAGAAGCTGCAGGCCACCGAGAAGGACTTGTTGGACGCCAAAGACCGGATCCAGCACCTCCAGTGGAAGGTCATCCAGAACCCCAACCTGCTGGAGAAGGAGGAACTCACTCGCAGGCTGAATGAGATCACCGTCCAGCTGGAGGAGAAGGACAGGAGGATACAG TTCCTGGAGAAGAGCAACATGTTGCTTCAAGGCTCGCTCAACCGCCAAGTCGCCATGGAGCAGAGGAAGATGTGCAAgaccagcgacgtgtccgtcggCCTGCCGTCACTAGTGAACAGATTTATCCAGAAACAAAGA ACGGACAGGACCACGGAATCGGAGACGAGTAACATCAGTCCAATCAGGTCACGGAGACGCCCgcacaaaaaag GCAAGCAAAGTAAGATGGTCCAGACTGATGAACTTGTCTCTGCAGCCAGCGATACCGACAGTCGCCTTAAGTCCGACTTTTCAGAGACTGACGACTACATGCTACCAAAGTGGCGGAGCCCATCCAGCACG GAATATACGCCAGATAGGTCTTGGACAAGTGAGCATCAAAACACCGACGTTAAGGACACTTCTAAACGTGAAG TTGCAGCCTGTAAGCAAGTTCTTCATCACGCAGCAGGAGGACAGGAGCTATCAGAGGAGTCAGACGAGGACGAGAGCAAGCAAGACGAGGAGGagtacgaggaggaggaggagcaccACCAGGAGTACAGATGGGGGAAACAGGAGGAAGAGGTAGAAGAGGACAGATGGGGGAAACAGGAGGAAGAggtagaagaggaggaggaagaggaaaatggcgaggaggaagaagaagaagaagaagaagaggagaggTCAGAAGAACACGGTGGTGGGGAGAAAGAGGAAAGAGAAGGagaggagacgcaggaggaggaaAATGAGCTGGAGGAAAAGGATGAGGAAGGGGAGGCAGAGGAGGTGGTGGCGGTGCAGGTGAAAGAGAAAAGGTCACAGGAAGAGCGCCTTAAGGAGACGTTTAGGGAGACCTTTGGGGAGACGTTTAGGGAGACCTTTGGGGAGATCTTTGGGGACACCTTTGGGGAGACCTTTGGGATGATTGGAGAAGATGATTCTCAGGATTCTCAGGAGATTGAGATGTATGGTGAAGAGGAAGAGAAGGAAGAAAAAGAAGGGGAGGCGGAGGAGGAAAAGCTGgatgtggaagaagaagaagaagaggaggaggaagaggaaacgGATGAAAGACAagatgaggaggaggaagaggaaacgGATGAAAGACAAGATGAGGAGGTGGATGACAGAAAGGAGGAAGAAGGAAGAGAAGGTGGTGAGTACAAGGAGGAGGAAGAGTATGACCAAGACGAGGAGGACGTAAGCAAACAGGAGCAAGAGGAGCACGGTGAGAAAGTCAGGACAGCCGCCAGACGACACGCCATCTCCTGCGTTCTCAGCGGACCAAAGACGGCGAGGCAGCGCTCGCCAAAGCGATGCTCGCGGCCTCGACATCGCCGCAGGTACAACTTCACCCCGGTCACCACCAACCTGCACCTGGGCAAGCCGGCCTACAGCGGCGTGCACCTGAGGTACATCCGAGGCACCAACGTGCCGGTGAGGGAGGAGACGCTGTACTGTCGCAACCGGAGGCGATCCTTGGAGCAGGCGGACGACAACTCGCTCAGCGACGAGCCGACCAGCCAGCCGGACCCCCCCAGCGACGGCTCGGACTTGGAGACCAAACATAATGGCTCACATTCACAGACTTAA
- the LOC133614199 gene encoding uncharacterized protein isoform X2 — MMSPASSTCKRPGVVCIAALILSLQPITSSKATLKSDSELHSRVTSAPCFYEYYYRCLKKKKKLRVWPPVSCCVRAICHVCLGGRKGSDEFQSAGLCIEDCSRGRCSCCQPKFHACKGQEDKLNPYRRAEAPKVKLPPLRETSKSREQTSNCIKELKNQNFTLQQQLKESKSENKLLKNVLHRHTVALQQFQDLEGSISQIQEQHRNEVKALRKLLGETRSSRDKLAKKLQATEKDLLDAKDRIQHLQWKVIQNPNLLEKEELTRRLNEITVQLEEKDRRIQFLEKSNMLLQGSLNRQVAMEQRKMCKTSDVSVGLPSLVNRFIQKQRTDRTTESETSNISPIRSRRRPHKKGKQSKMVQTDELVSAASDTDSRLKSDFSETDDYMLPKWRSPSSTEYTPDRSWTSEHQNTDVKDTSKREAGGQELSEESDEDESKQDEEEYEEEEEHHQEYRWGKQEEEVEEDRWGKQEEEVEEEEEEENGEEEEEEEEEEERSEEHGGGEKEEREGEETQEEENELEEKDEEGEAEEVVAVQVKEKRSQEERLKETFRETFGETFRETFGEIFGDTFGETFGMIGEDDSQDSQEIEMYGEEEEKEEKEGEAEEEKLDVEEEEEEEEEEETDERQDEEEEEETDERQDEEVDDRKEEEGREGGEYKEEEEYDQDEEDVSKQEQEEHGEKVRTAARRHAISCVLSGPKTARQRSPKRCSRPRHRRRYNFTPVTTNLHLGKPAYSGVHLRYIRGTNVPVREETLYCRNRRRSLEQADDNSLSDEPTSQPDPPSDGSDLETKHNGSHSQT, encoded by the exons ATGATGTCGCCCGCGTCGTCCACCTGTAAAAGGCCAGGCGTCGTCTGTATCGCTGCTCTgatattgagtttacaaccgatCACGTCATCAAAAGCCACACTGAAGTCCGATTCGGAGCTTCACAGCCGTGTAACGTCCGCGCCATGtttttatgaatattattataggtgtttaaaaaaaaaaaaaaaactccgcgtATGGCCGCCAGTCTCCTGCTGTGTGCGCGCAATTTGCCATGTGTGTCTAGGAGGGAGGAAAGGGAGCGATGAGTTTCAATCAGCGGGACTTTGTATCGAGGACTGCAGCCGAGGGCGATGCTCCTGCTGCCAG CCCAAGTTTCATGCATGCAAAGGCCAGGAGGACAAACTCAACCCGTACAGGCGAGCTGAag CCCCCAAAGTCAAGTTGCCGCCCCTCAGGGAGACTTCAAAGTCCAGGGAGCAGACTTCCAACTGTATCAAAGAGCTGAAGAACCAGAACTTTACACTGCAGCAGCAGCTGAAGGAGTCCAAGAGTGAGAACAAACTGTTGAAGAACGTTCTCCATCGACACACGGTGGCGCTGCAGCAGTTCCAAGATTTAGAAGGCAGTATTTCCCAG ATACAGGAACAGCACAGAAACGAGGTCAAGGCCCTGCGCAAGCTGCTGGGCGAGACGCGCTCCAGCCGCGACAAGCTGGCGAAGAAGCTGCAGGCCACCGAGAAGGACTTGTTGGACGCCAAAGACCGGATCCAGCACCTCCAGTGGAAGGTCATCCAGAACCCCAACCTGCTGGAGAAGGAGGAACTCACTCGCAGGCTGAATGAGATCACCGTCCAGCTGGAGGAGAAGGACAGGAGGATACAG TTCCTGGAGAAGAGCAACATGTTGCTTCAAGGCTCGCTCAACCGCCAAGTCGCCATGGAGCAGAGGAAGATGTGCAAgaccagcgacgtgtccgtcggCCTGCCGTCACTAGTGAACAGATTTATCCAGAAACAAAGA ACGGACAGGACCACGGAATCGGAGACGAGTAACATCAGTCCAATCAGGTCACGGAGACGCCCgcacaaaaaag GCAAGCAAAGTAAGATGGTCCAGACTGATGAACTTGTCTCTGCAGCCAGCGATACCGACAGTCGCCTTAAGTCCGACTTTTCAGAGACTGACGACTACATGCTACCAAAGTGGCGGAGCCCATCCAGCACG GAATATACGCCAGATAGGTCTTGGACAAGTGAGCATCAAAACACCGACGTTAAGGACACTTCTAAACGTGAAG CAGGAGGACAGGAGCTATCAGAGGAGTCAGACGAGGACGAGAGCAAGCAAGACGAGGAGGagtacgaggaggaggaggagcaccACCAGGAGTACAGATGGGGGAAACAGGAGGAAGAGGTAGAAGAGGACAGATGGGGGAAACAGGAGGAAGAggtagaagaggaggaggaagaggaaaatggcgaggaggaagaagaagaagaagaagaagaggagaggTCAGAAGAACACGGTGGTGGGGAGAAAGAGGAAAGAGAAGGagaggagacgcaggaggaggaaAATGAGCTGGAGGAAAAGGATGAGGAAGGGGAGGCAGAGGAGGTGGTGGCGGTGCAGGTGAAAGAGAAAAGGTCACAGGAAGAGCGCCTTAAGGAGACGTTTAGGGAGACCTTTGGGGAGACGTTTAGGGAGACCTTTGGGGAGATCTTTGGGGACACCTTTGGGGAGACCTTTGGGATGATTGGAGAAGATGATTCTCAGGATTCTCAGGAGATTGAGATGTATGGTGAAGAGGAAGAGAAGGAAGAAAAAGAAGGGGAGGCGGAGGAGGAAAAGCTGgatgtggaagaagaagaagaagaggaggaggaagaggaaacgGATGAAAGACAagatgaggaggaggaagaggaaacgGATGAAAGACAAGATGAGGAGGTGGATGACAGAAAGGAGGAAGAAGGAAGAGAAGGTGGTGAGTACAAGGAGGAGGAAGAGTATGACCAAGACGAGGAGGACGTAAGCAAACAGGAGCAAGAGGAGCACGGTGAGAAAGTCAGGACAGCCGCCAGACGACACGCCATCTCCTGCGTTCTCAGCGGACCAAAGACGGCGAGGCAGCGCTCGCCAAAGCGATGCTCGCGGCCTCGACATCGCCGCAGGTACAACTTCACCCCGGTCACCACCAACCTGCACCTGGGCAAGCCGGCCTACAGCGGCGTGCACCTGAGGTACATCCGAGGCACCAACGTGCCGGTGAGGGAGGAGACGCTGTACTGTCGCAACCGGAGGCGATCCTTGGAGCAGGCGGACGACAACTCGCTCAGCGACGAGCCGACCAGCCAGCCGGACCCCCCCAGCGACGGCTCGGACTTGGAGACCAAACATAATGGCTCACATTCACAGACTTAA